Sequence from the Oncorhynchus clarkii lewisi isolate Uvic-CL-2024 unplaced genomic scaffold, UVic_Ocla_1.0 unplaced_contig_13659_pilon_pilon, whole genome shotgun sequence genome:
TATGTGTTGTGGTGTTAGGTCTATGTGTTGTGGTGTTTGGACTATGTGTTGTGGTGTTAGGTCTATGTGTTGTGGTGTTTGGACTATGTGTTGTGTTGCGGTGTTAGGCCTATGTGTTGCGGTGTTAGGCCTATGTGTTGTGGTGTTAGGTCTATGTGTTGTGGTGTTTGGactatgtgttgtgttgtggtgttaggtctatgtgttgtgttgtggtgttaggTCTATGTGTTGCTGTGTTAGGCCTATGTGTTAGGTCTATGTGTTGTGGTGTTATTTCTATGTGTTGTGGTGTTTGGactatgtgttgtgttgtggtgttaggCCTATGTGTTGTGGTGTTAGGCCTATGTGTTGTGGTGTTTGGACTATGTGTTGTGTTGCGGTGTTAGGCCTATGTGTTGTGGTGTTAGGCCTATGTGTTGTGGTGTTAGGTCTATGTGTTGTGTTGCGGTGTGTTGGTTGGTTGGGCCATAGGGCTAGAGTTAATACAACAGTTTAATGCCATATACAGCAGTCCAATTGGACTTAAGATACTGTACTGTtgggttgtgtggtgtgtggtacaTACAGGTCTATCATATgctatgtgttgtggtgtgtggtacATCCAGGTCTATCATATgctatgtgttgtggtgtgtggtacATCCAGGTCTATGATatgttttgtggtgtgtgttaCATCCAGGTCTATGATATGttatgtgttgtggtgtgtggtacATCCAGGTCTATGACATGTTATGTGGTGTGATGTGTGGTACATCCAGGTCTATGATATGttatgtgttgtggtgtgtggtacATCCAGGTCTATGATATGTTATGTGTTGGGTTGGTTGGACCTTGCAGAGTTGTGATATGAATTGATGAATGATAATATAGGTCTATGAAATGAATAAGACGTCAACTGGAACTGGGTTTGGGTGGTTGGAACTGGGTTTGGGTGGTTGGGTGGTTAGAACTGGGTTTGGGTGGTTGGGTGGTTGGAACTGGGTTTGGGTGGTTGGGTGGTTGGAACTGGGTTTGGGTTGTTGGGTGGTTGGAACTGGGTTTGGGTGGTTGGAACTGGGTTTGGGTTGTTGGGTGGTTGGAACTGGGTTTGGGTGGTTGGGTGGTTGGAACTGGGTTTGGGTGGTAGGGTGGTTGGAACTGGGTTTGGGTGGTTGGAACTGGGTTTGGGTGGTTGGAGCTGGGGTTGGGTGGTTGGAACTGGGTTTGGGTGGTTGGAACTGGGATTGGGTGGTTGGAACTGGGTTTGGGTGGTTGGAACATAGTGTGAAGGAGGACtgtgaggaggatgatgatgaacaTAGTGTGAAGGAGGactgtgaggaggaggatgatgaacaTAGTGTGAAGGAGGACTGTGAGGAGGATGATTATGAACATAGTGTGAAGGAGGACTGTGAGAAGGATGATGATGAACATAGTGTGAAGGAggactgtgaggaggaggaggaggatgaacaTAGTGTGAAGGAGGACTGTGAGGAGGATGATGAATATAGTGTGAAGGAggactgtgaggaggaggaggatgatgaataTAGTGTGAAGGAGGACagtgaggaggatgatgatgaacaTAGTGTGAAGGAGGACtgtgaggaggatgatgatgaacaTAGTGTGAAGGAGGACTGTGAGGAGGATGATTATGAACATAGTGTGAAGGAGGACTGTGAGAAGGATGATGATGAACATAGTGTGAAGGAggactgtgaggaggaggaggatgaacaTAGTGTGAAGGAGGACTGTGAGGAGGATGATGAATATAGTGTGAAGGAGGACTGTGAGGAGGATGATGAACATAGTGTGAAGGAGGACtgtgaggaggatgatgatgaacaTAGTGTGAAGGAGGACTGTGAGGAGGATGATTATGAACATAGTGTGAAGGAggactgtgaggaggaggaggatgatgaacaTAGTGTGAAGGAGGACtgtgaggaggatgatgatgaacaTAGTGAGAAGGAGGACTGTGAGGAGGATGATGAACATAGTGTGAAGGACGACtgtgaggaggatgatgatgaacaTAGTGTGAAGGAGGACTGTGAGGAGGATGATGAACATAGTGTGAAGGAGGACTGTGAGGAGGATGATTATGAACATAGTGTGAAGGAggactgtgaggaggaggaggatgatgaacaTAGTGTGAAGGAGGACTGTGAGGAGGATGATGAACATAGTGAGAAGGAGGACTGTGAGGAGGATGATGAACATAGTGTGAAGGAGGACTGTGAGGAGGATGATGAACATAGTGTGAAGGAGGactgtgaggaggaggatgatgaacaTAGTGTGAAGGAggactgtgaggaggaggaggaggatgaacaTAGTGTGAAGGAGGACTGTGAGGAGGATGATGAACATAGTGTGAAGGAGGACtgtgaggaggatgatgatgaacaTAGTGTGAAGGAGGactgtgaggaggaggatgatgaacaTAGTGTGAAGGACGACtgtgaggaggatgatgatgaacaTAGTGTGAAGGAggactgtgaggaggaggaggatgatgaacaTAGTGTGAAGGAGGactgtgaggaggaggatgatgatgaacaTAGTGTGAAGGAGGACtgtgaggaggatgatgatgaacaTAGTGTGAAGGACGACtgtgaggaggatgatgatgaacaTAGTGTGAAGGAGGACtgtgaggaggatgatgatgaacaTAGTGTGAAGGAggactgtgaggaggaggaggaggatgaacaTAGTGTGAAGGAGGactgtgaggaggaggatgatgatgaacaTAGTGTGAAGGAGGACtgtgaggaggatgatgatgaacaTAGTGTGAAGGACGACtgtgaggaggatgatgatgaacaTAGTGTGAAGGAggactgtgaggaggaggaggatgatgaacaTAGAAAAAAACTTGTTAGGAATTGAAATAAAGAAGCGAACGacagactctctgtctctctttctctacataaTTAGCTCTCTCCGCCCCTTACTCTCTGGTTTTGACTAGATGGTATACAGCTACAGTCAGATTTAACTTTTCGTAGCAGGTCTGGAGAACTTACACAGAAGGTTAGGACATTTATTTAGCAGGTCTGGAGAACTTACACAGAAGGTTAGGACATTTATTTAGCAGGTCAGgagaacttacacagcaggttaggacatttatttagcaggttaggagaacttacacagAAGGTTAGGACATTTatttagcaggttaggagaacttacacagAAGGTTAGGACATTTATTTAGCAGGTCAGGAGAACTTACACAGAAGGTTAGGACATTTatttagcaggttaggagaacttacacagAAGGTTAGGACATTTATTTAGCAGGTCAGGAGAACTTACACAGAAGGTTAGGACATTTATTTAGCAGGTCAGGAGAACTTACACAGAAGGTTAGGACATTTATTTAGCAGGTCAGGAGAACTTACACAGAAGGTTAGGACATTTatttagcaggttaggagaacttacacagcaggttaggacatttatttagcaggttaggagaacttacacagAAGGTTAGGACATTTATTTAGCAGGTCAGGAGAACTTACACAGAAGGTTAGGACATTTATTTAGCAGGTCAGgagaacttacacagcaggttaggacatTTATTTAGCAGGTCAGGAGAACTTACACAGAAGGTTAGGACATTTATTTAGCAGGTCAGgagaacttacacagcaggttaggacatTTATTTAGCAGGTCAGGAGAACTTACACAGAAGGTTAGGACATTTATTtagcaggttaggaaaagggttagggttagctaaaatgcaaaaaaTGCTCCCCGACATGCAACTTTTTGACATAACCCTCctatccatctccccctctcccctgtcatctccctccctccctccctccctccctccctgtcatctccctccttcatctctctctcccttttgctctctcccttgtctctctctacctctctttcttcctccacttcccctcttccccccctcttcctcactcTTTGTCTCACATGATGAAAGTGAATGTGGCCAAAACACACCCAGGACGTGTGAAAACCACACAGACGACtagagagaggaacagatggtgtcagagagagatggagagagagagggaggggaaagagagagagatagtgggaatgcgggagggagagtgagagggaggggtaagagagagagatagtgggaatgcgggagggagggagagggaggggaaagagagagagatagtgggaatgcgggagggagggagagggaggggaaagagagagagatggtgggaatgcgggagggagggagagagagagggaggggagagggagatagtgggaatgcgggagggagggagagtgagagggaggggaaagagagagagatggtgggaatgcgggagggagggagagggaggggaagagagagagatagtgggaatGCGGGAGGGAGGGTCagtgacagggagggaggggaaagagagagagatagtgggaatGCGGGAGGGAGGGTCagtgacagggagggaggggaaagagagagagatagtgggaatgcgggagggagggagagagagggaggggaaagagagagagatagtgggaatgcgggagggagtaagagggaggggaaagagagagagagatagtgggaatgcgggagggagggagagtgagtgagagggaggggaaagagagagagatagtgggaatgcgggagggagggagagggaggggaaagagagagatagtgggaatgcgggagggagggagagtgagagggagggaggggaaagagtgagagatagTGGGAatgcgggagagagggagagggaggggtaagagagagagagatagtgggaatgcgggagggagggagagtgagtgagagggaggggaaagagagagagatagtgggaatgcgggagggagggagagtgagagggaggggaaagagagagatagctagAAAGAGCAGACTGATGCATGGTGTTAGGTCATTAATACCGTTACAATTCAAGTGTGTGGAGTTGAACGACGAGTGATTCAATCAATCGGCACTTTTTTCAGACACTATAAAGATGATTGTTATGCAAATGAATATgtacaacagacagacacacaaaccctGGTCTCTGCCTGTGGCCCATAAAGATGGTGTCTAAGTCTTGTCTGTCTGGTGCAGAGCACAGATCAGTCACAGCTGACAGAGACCCTGGTGTGTACACGTGCGGCAGGTGATACAGTAACACCTGTTCAGCACGATCAATTACCTCGGGGaggcacacaccacacacacacacacacacacacacacatacacacacacacacacggtgcggTCAGCCCACTGCCTGGCACTGTTCAGAAAGATTCACCATTTGGGTCATTCACGCTTCAGTGTGCAATCACGAACACACTGTCTCACGTGatgctccctccatctctctgtctctctctctctctctggctctcactGTCTTCTTCCTGGGGACAAGCTGTAGCTTGAAATCCGTGTATGTTTGCCTCCTGAGGGCCTCGGTGACagaagaggggacagagaggagagatagaggagacagaggggaaatGTCCAGAAATGGTagatagtgtagacattgtataATTAAGAAACACagccagaggaggtgtggtatatggccaatataccacggccaatataccacggctaagggctgttcttaagcatgacGCAACACAGAGTATATTGGCCGTAACTGATTAAACTGATTAACAGCGTAATTCAAGCAGCAGTAATGTTTTGTCATAActgtgatataccacggctttcagccaatcagcattcagggctggaaccacccagtttgtaaCAGTAGCTATTTGATCATTGTAGTAAAGCTCCAGGgttgtgggtctgtctgtctgtggtgtaaCATGATGCTGGTGTTGTCCTTACTGTGTGGGGCTGTGGGTGACCTGCCTGCCGTGTGGGATTCCCCAGGGAGGATAGacgggagagtgtgtgtgtgtgtgtgtgtgtgtgtgtgtgtgtgtgtgtgtgtgtgtgtgtgtgtgtgtgtgtgtgtgtgtgtgtgtgtgtgtgtgtgtgtgtgtgtgtgtgtggtgcgtgcgtGCATACGTTCTTGTGAGCCATATGTGTTTGagccatgtgtgtgtgcgtgtatgagtCCGCACCTGCAAATGTGTGAGTGTCCTGATTAGATCTACATAGTAATTGTACAGATCTGAACTCTCTCCTTATAGACTGTAATTACTGATGATGAAACCTCCGAGCACTGTAGCAGTCCACACACTGAGTATAgcagtgctgtgtgtgtatgtgtgttctgcCTGGTTCTCCTCTCACATTAAAAGGAAAGAGAGAATATCAAAATGGGCGCCTAAAGAGACGCCTGCTGGATGTGGGtctagaacagaggagagaagcagGCTACAAAGACCTGGGCAGAAGAAAGGATGAGCGAGAGAATAAGGGAAGAGTAGAGTGGGGGtgcagaggaagagaaagaaggaaagagagaatgagggaagaggagagtggggggcagagaaagagaaagaaggagagagaggcatagtgaaagagatgcagagggagggacaggagaAGAGGAAGCAAAAGAGAGTCAGAAGGAAgggtgtacagagagagagaggcagagggaggtaCTGGGGTGaagtgaaagaaagagatagagaggcagatgAATAAAGAATGAAAGACAGAGCAGAGTGGGGagtggggagaaggggagaagcaGTGAAAGAGATACAGGAGGTTGAATAGAGGAGGGGAAAAGAGAAAGTCACAGAGGGAGGTTGGtggagtgagagacggagagataaaTAGCAACAGAGAGAGGTTGGtggagtgagagacggagagataaaTAGCAACAGAGAGAGGTTGGTGGAGTGAGAGACGGGAGAGATAAATAGCAACAGAGGGAGGTTGGtggagtgagagacggagagataaagagggacaTAGGGAGGTtggtggagtgagagacagagagataaagagggacagagggagagagggaggttggtggagtgagagacggagagataaaTAGCAACAGAGAGAGGTTGGTGGAG
This genomic interval carries:
- the LOC139402208 gene encoding protein starmaker-like; this encodes MARFGDEVPNRGGGGGGGGSGGGGNAGPLGAPGRGGSRQGGPPGGQRVYKQSMAQRARTMALYNPIPVRQSCFTLNRSLFIFSEDNFAYVLCVKEDCEEDDDEHSVKEDCEEEDDEHSVKEDCEEDDYEHSVKEDCEKDDDEHSVKEDCEEEEEDEHSVKEDCEEDDEYSVKEDCEEEEDDEYSVKEDSEEDDDEHSVKEDCEEDDDEHSVKEDCEEDDYEHSVKEDCEKDDDEHSVKEDCEEEEDEHSVKEDCEEDDEYSVKEDCEEDDEHSVKEDCEEDDDEHSVKEDCEEDDYEHSVKEDCEEEEDDEHSVKEDCEEDDDEHSEKEDCEEDDEHSVKDDCEEDDDEHSVKEDCEEDDEHSVKEDCEEDDYEHSVKEDCEEEEDDEHSVKEDCEEDDEHSEKEDCEEDDEHSVKEDCEEDDEHSVKEDCEEEDDEHSVKEDCEEEEEDEHSVKEDCEEDDEHSVKEDCEEDDDEHSVKEDCEEEDDEHSVKDDCEEDDDEHSVKEDCEEEEDDEHSVKEDCEEEDDDEHSVKEDCEEDDDEHSVKDDCEEDDDEHSVKEDCEEDDDEHSVKEDCEEEEEDEHSVKEDCEEEDDDEHSVKEDCEEDDDEHSVKDDCEEDDDEHSVKED